The sequence TGAAAGTTAACAGGAGTGTGCCACTGGATATTGGCATCTTTGAAGAGATCCGTTAGGGAGGCTCTCTCCGTTGCGACAATTAGTTGCGAGCCGTCAATCGCAATCGCCTGGATCCTCTTGAACGTCAGTCCCTCGAACAGCACGACCTTGCCCGGCACGAGTTTGTCCCGTATCTCCGGGACATTCTCGAAAAAGAAGATGTCGTGATCGCGTGTCACGCCCTTAATCGTGCGCCTCACCGTATTGGCGTCGATGCGCTCGACCCCGTCGGCAAACGTCGCCTGGAACTTGGTTCCCGGAGCATTCGTCAGATCGATCCCCCATGCCGGATGGATCGACTTGCCCGCCGCCCCCGTCCCGCCGACGACACTCGCCGTCGTCCCGGCCGATTTTCGGCATCCGCTCGCAAAACACATCAGCGATGCCAACACCAACAGAAGCACTCGCGTTCGGCTCATCGACCCCCTCCTCCGCGCCTCTATCCGACTTGCTTAGCCGCCAGTTGCCCGATGAACGGAATCTTAAATTCGCGGTTGTTGTACGCCTGGTACATCAGGAACAACCAGAACAGGAACAGGGCAAGCGAAATCGCCAGGCGGATCGGAATCGCAATCAGATAAAGCCATCCGCTGATGCTGCCGAGAATGTCCCACCCAATATTCCAGGCAATCGCGAACACGATGCACGCCACGCTATAGAAAATCGACTGGAACGCATGGAATCGCACGAAGTGGTCGCGCTTATACGGTTCGAGTACCAGGAACACAATCCCGGAAATGACCCCAAGAATGTATGCCAGTGCCCCCGCCATGTTGCTGGTGAGCCCCGGTACGCTTGCCTGTACCGGAACCGCCGCCACCTGCGCCGGAGCCACTTGTGCCACCGGCGCCGCCGCTCCCGCCCTTGTCGATTGTCCGCAGTTTCCGCAGAACGCACTGTCGGCCGCAATGGCCGTACCGCAATTTGGACAGAATGCCATGGAGATTCTCC comes from Terriglobia bacterium and encodes:
- a CDS encoding zinc-ribbon domain-containing protein, with amino-acid sequence MAFCPNCGTAIAADSAFCGNCGQSTRAGAAAPVAQVAPAQVAAVPVQASVPGLTSNMAGALAYILGVISGIVFLVLEPYKRDHFVRFHAFQSIFYSVACIVFAIAWNIGWDILGSISGWLYLIAIPIRLAISLALFLFWLFLMYQAYNNREFKIPFIGQLAAKQVG